Below is a genomic region from Microbispora sp. ZYX-F-249.
TCGACCTCGGGCACCGCCACATCGCGGTGCTCTCCTTCGACCCCGGGCCCGACAAGGCCGTCTACGGCTACCGCGGCCCCCTCGCCCGCCGCATGAGCGGGGTGGCCGAGGCACTGGCCACCGTCGGACTCGCCTTCGACGACGTCCGGCTGGTCGAGGTGCCCTGCACCCGGCTCGACGGCTACCGCGCCGCCAGGGATCTCATGCTGCTCGACCCCGCGCCGACCGCCATCGTCGCCCTGTCCGACATCCTCGCCATCGGCGCGCTCGACGCCCTGCGCGATCTCGACGTCGACGTCCCGGGCGAGGTGTCGGTCACCGGCTTCGACGATCAACCCGAGGCGGTCTGGGTTCGACCCCGGCTGACCACCGTCCGCCAGCCCATCCAGGCCAAGGGCCGCGTCGCCGGGGACTTCCTGGTCTCCGCGATCCGCGGCGAGACCCAGCATCCTCACCAGACCCTGCACACCGCTCTGATCGTCCGCGAATCCACCGGCCCCATCGCCTGATCTGCGCGTTCCCCCGGCCTTGGCACATCCGCCGCAGGCCGATGCCGTCATGCCCAGAAAGGGATACGGAAGATGAAACGGTTACCCGTCCTGCTCACCGTGGCCGCCCTGGCGGCCACCTCGCTCACCGGGCTGTCCGGGGGACCGGCCGCCGCCGGAACCTCCGGAACCTCACCGGGGCCGCTCGCCGAGGGCGACGTCGTCTACCAGGTGTTGGTCGACCGATTCTCCAACGGCAACACCGCCAACGACGACAGCGGCCACGGAGAGTACGACCCGAGCGATCTCGGCTTCTACCACGGCGGCGACTGGGCCGGACTGACCGCCAAGCTCGACTACATCAAGAACCTCGGTGCGACCGCGATCTGGATCTCCCCCGTCTCCGAACAGGAACCGCTCAGCCGGGACGGCAAGGAGGCCAGCTACCACGGCTACTTCACCAAGAACTTCGCCACTCCCAACACGCACTTCGGGTCGGCGACGGAACTGCAGACACTCATCGACACCGCCCACGCCAAGGGCATGAAGATGATCCTCGACGTGGTCCCCAACCACACCGCCGACTACCTCGCCGGCACCTCCACCACCTATAGCCCGTCGACGTACAAGCCCGCCGCGCCGCTGGACAACCCCTCCTACTATCACCACAACGGCGACTGCCTGTTCAACGGCACCGAGACCCAGACCCAGATCGAGAACTGCGACCTCGGCGGCCTGGACGACCTCGACCAGTCCAACTCGACCGTGTCCGCCTTCCTGCTCGACACCTACAAGGACTGGGTCGACATGGGATTCGACGGCATCCGCGTCGACGCCGCCCGGTCGGTGCCCAAGAGCTGGCTGCAGACCTTCGAGTCCACCATGGGAGTTCCCACCTTCGGAGAGGTGTTCGTCGGCGACGTCGACTACGTCTCGGAGTACCAGGACTACGAGTGGGGTGTGCTCGACTTCCCTTACTTCTTCTCCGTCCGGGACACGCTGGCCGGCGACGGCGACATGAACAACCTCGGGGCCCTCTTCGCCCAAGACTACAAGTACAACAATGCCAACCGCCTCGAGACGTTCATCGACAACCACGACCGGGCGCGGTTCCTGGCCAGAGCCAACGACAACTATCAGCGGCTGCGCGCCGCGCTCACGGTGCTGCTGACCGCGCGCGGCGTCCCGGTCATCTACTACGGCACCGAGCAAGCCGACGACGGCAACGGCAATCCCAACGAGGTGCCGATCGCCAACAAGGACAACCGCAAGGACATGTCGAGCTTCAGTGTGACGTCAACGATCTACAAGCACATCCAGCGCCTCACCGCCGTCAAGGCCGCCTATCCCGCCCTCCGCATCGGCACCCAGCGGGAGATGTGGAAGGACACCACCGTCTACGCCTTCTCCCGCAGAGTCGACTCAACGGGCGCCGAGGCCATCACGGCCGTGAGCTCGTCCTGGAACACCCAGACTCGCACGATCCCGCTCCGCGCCGAGAGCAGCATCCCTGTCGGCACCGTACTCACCAACCTCATGGACACCTCCGACACCGTCACCGTCGCCTCCGGAGGCGTCACCGGCAAGCAGATCACGGTGACCCTGGGCGAGCACGGCGCCAAGGTCTACACGCCCGGAACGCCCGTCTCCTCCTACACCCCGCCCACCAGGAACATCACGAAGATCCGCGTCCACTCGGGTGTCGCCTCCGGCAACACCCTGTCCATCCGCGGCGACACCGCGCCGTTCAGCTGGACCGCCGGACGGGCCGCCCGCGAAGTCTCCAGCGGAGTCTGGGAGTACGAATTCGAGCGCATCCCCGCCGGGCAGACCTTCCAGTTCAAGCCGCTAGTCAACGACACCTATTTCGCCACGGGAAGCAACTACACCGGGACCGGCGGTGCGACGATCGACATCTACCCGACCTTCCCGACGCTGACCACCATCCGGGTACACAAGGACGTCGGGTACGGTAACCGCATCACGCTGCGCGGTTCGGTGTCCCCGTTGTCCTGGTCGGCCGGACAAAACTGCGCCAACAAGGCCGCCGACCTGTGGGTGTGCACGATCTCGGGGATCTCCTCCGGAACCGCTTTCGACTACAAGCCCCTCATCAACGACACCACCTGGGCCACGGGGTCCAACTACACGACCACGGGCGGCTCCAGCGTGGACATCTATCCCACGTTCTGAGCCCTTCCCGGGGCATGACCTCGGAGCGTCAGATGAACGGGACAGGCACCGGCCTGTCCCGTTCCCGGCCTGGTTGACCGCTCGGTCACCGTCAGCGCGGTCGCCTCGTGCGGCTGGCCTCTGAACCAGAAAGTGAGTCAGCGTTTGGGAAGAACGGCATAGCCTTCACCCCT
It encodes:
- a CDS encoding LacI family DNA-binding transcriptional regulator encodes the protein MTSKDVAAAAGVSRSAVSFAFNDPTKISDATRRRILEVAGELGYTPNPVARMLQQGRTRSLGVLLPQDLPQVMENPYYAQFLVGLGQVCHREGLTLLLTPPLRNSMLKAIPYAAVDGFVVCGLETDRGEVAELTRRGIPFVLVDSDPQEGAPSVDVDDHAGAYEAVRHLLDLGHRHIAVLSFDPGPDKAVYGYRGPLARRMSGVAEALATVGLAFDDVRLVEVPCTRLDGYRAARDLMLLDPAPTAIVALSDILAIGALDALRDLDVDVPGEVSVTGFDDQPEAVWVRPRLTTVRQPIQAKGRVAGDFLVSAIRGETQHPHQTLHTALIVRESTGPIA
- a CDS encoding alpha-amylase family glycosyl hydrolase; this encodes MKRLPVLLTVAALAATSLTGLSGGPAAAGTSGTSPGPLAEGDVVYQVLVDRFSNGNTANDDSGHGEYDPSDLGFYHGGDWAGLTAKLDYIKNLGATAIWISPVSEQEPLSRDGKEASYHGYFTKNFATPNTHFGSATELQTLIDTAHAKGMKMILDVVPNHTADYLAGTSTTYSPSTYKPAAPLDNPSYYHHNGDCLFNGTETQTQIENCDLGGLDDLDQSNSTVSAFLLDTYKDWVDMGFDGIRVDAARSVPKSWLQTFESTMGVPTFGEVFVGDVDYVSEYQDYEWGVLDFPYFFSVRDTLAGDGDMNNLGALFAQDYKYNNANRLETFIDNHDRARFLARANDNYQRLRAALTVLLTARGVPVIYYGTEQADDGNGNPNEVPIANKDNRKDMSSFSVTSTIYKHIQRLTAVKAAYPALRIGTQREMWKDTTVYAFSRRVDSTGAEAITAVSSSWNTQTRTIPLRAESSIPVGTVLTNLMDTSDTVTVASGGVTGKQITVTLGEHGAKVYTPGTPVSSYTPPTRNITKIRVHSGVASGNTLSIRGDTAPFSWTAGRAAREVSSGVWEYEFERIPAGQTFQFKPLVNDTYFATGSNYTGTGGATIDIYPTFPTLTTIRVHKDVGYGNRITLRGSVSPLSWSAGQNCANKAADLWVCTISGISSGTAFDYKPLINDTTWATGSNYTTTGGSSVDIYPTF